In the Desulfuromonas sp. DDH964 genome, CTGGCTTGGCGCGGTGATGCCATGACCAAACTGGGCGATCCGGACCGGGCCATGAGCGTCTTCCTCGCCGCCTTTCTCGAAGGTCCGCATGAAGTGGATCTGTCGATGCTGCAAAACCCGCAGATGCACGACCTGCTCCTGTCGCTGGAAAGCGAGGACCACGACATCGGAGCGGCGGATCTGCCGGCCTGGCTGCCGGTCTGGGGCTGGTTGCAGGGAGTCTTCGGTCTGCCGCTGAAGGAGCCGGCGGCCGACCGCGCCGCTTTCGTCGATGCCCTGGAAGCGGCGCACTCCTTCCGGAGCCTGCCGGCGGCGCGGCTCTGGTTCGAGGATTTGCGCTATGCCGAGTACCTGCGCACCACTTTTCGCGACGACCGGGAGCTGGTGCGGGTGCGGCGGCGAATGCGGCAGTTGAACGGATTCATGTTCGAGCGGTACATGGAGAGGATGCGGGGCGCTGGTCGATCTGCTGTGCCGTGAAGATCCTGTTTCCATGTGCCAGGCCATGAAAGAAGGTCTGCTCAGGACGATCCCTGTTAAGGATTGCCATCCGGCAGCATCGGCCGGAGCGTAGGCAGGTCGGGCCACATCAAGTCCTTGTCTTCTGCGGTTGAGGGGCTGTTCGCCGGACCGGCAAAAGTGAGTTGACAAGCCCCGGCAAAACGGGTAGAAATGCCGCTTTCGGGCACCCAGAAAAATCTTTACACGTCCCCACCCCTGATGTATCCTACCCAACCTGCGGAGAGGTGACCGAGAGGCCGAAGGTGCATGATTGGAAATCATGTGTACTGCAAGGTACCGGGGGTTCGAATCCCCCCCTCTCCGCCAGTTTTACATTTCCCCCAACGGTATTGATTGCCGACAGAAGTGACAGCCGGGTCCCGCGCAACGGACGGTCGTGAACCCCGTCAGGCCCGGAAGGGAGCAGCGGTAATGGCCTCAGCCGTGTGCCGCGGGGGTGCCTGGCTGTCACTTGTGCCGGCAATTTTTATTTGCCTTCCGATCTTCCCCATTGCCTACCACGGAGACTCCTTGCATGTCGTACCTGGTACTGGCCCGCAAGTGGCGCCCGCAGACCTTCGATGACCTGATCGGCCAGGAACACGTCAGCCAGACCCTTGGCAACGCCATCCGCAGCGGCCGGGTCCACCACGCCTTCCTCTTCACCGGTGCCCGCGGCGTCGGCAAGACCTCTGCCGCCCGCATCCTCGCCAAGGCGCTGAACTGCGAGGAGGGGCTCTCCGCCACCCCCTGCAACGTCTGCCCGAGCTGCCAGGAGATCATCGCCGGCCAGGGGATCGACGTCTTTGAAATCGACGGCGCCTCCAATACCGGGGTCGACGACGTGCGGGAGCTACGTGACAATATCCGCTATCTCCCATCGCGGTCGCGCTTCAAGATTTTTATCATCGATGAAGTCCATATGCTCTCCATTAACGCCTTCAACGCCCTGCTGAAGACCCTGGAGGAGCCCCCCGCCCACGCCAAATTCATTTTCGCCACCACCGAGCCGCACAAGATTCCGGTCACCATTCTCTCCCGCTGCCAGCGCTTCGATTTCCGCAAGATCCCGCTGCCGCAGGTCGCCTCCCGGCTGCGGGAAATCGTCGCCGCCGAGCAGATCGAAATCTCCGACCGCGCCCTGGCGCTCGTAGCCCGCCGCGGCGAGGGGAGCATGCGCGATGCGCTCTCGACCCTTGATCAGGTGATCGCCTTCTGCGGCGAACAGGTGGCCGACGACGATGTGCAGGGGTTGCTCGGCATGGTGGACCGCCGGCTGCTTTTCGATGCGGCCGAAGGGGCGTTGCGCCGCGACAGCCGCCAGGTCCTCGAAGCGGTGCGCCGGGTCGACAACCAGGGGTACTCCTTCCGCCAGTTCTGCCAGGAACTGGTCGAACTCTACCGCGCGCTGGTCCTGGTCAAGGTGGTCGAGGAACCGGGTGAATTACTTGATGCCACGGGGGACGAGCTCCATGAACTCCGCGAGTTGGCCCAGCTCGGCAGCCTCGAAGATCATCAGCGGGCCTTGACCCTGCTGCTGCGGACCGAGGTGGAGCTTCCCGCCTCCGGCTTCCCGCGCCTGGTCCTGGAGATGGCCCTGGTCCGTCTCGCCAATCTGACCCCGGCCCGCGATGTCGCCACCCTGGTGCGCAAGCTCGAGGAGCTGGAACGACGGCTGGCAACGGGGGGACTCCCGGCGGCCAAGCCGGCCCCGGTAACCACCGCCGTCCCTTCCGTTTCTCCGCCAGCCCGGGAAGACGGGGCCGGGGAGGGGCTTCCCGGAAAAAAGGCCCCGGCCCCGACCGCTCCCCCCCGCGGGGATAGGAGCTGGCCGGGGCTGGTCGAGTTCGTCAAGGCGCGGCGCCGGCCGGTGATTGCAGCGATCCTGGAACAGGCCAGTCTCCTCACCCTCGAGCTGCCGCTGGTGCAGATTGGCCTGCCCAAGGGCTCTTTTTCCCTGACCCAGCTCGAAGATCGCGACTATTTCGACGCCCTGACCGAGCTGGCGGCGGAGTATTTCGGCAGCGAAGTACGGCTCAAGGTGGCGACGGTTGACGCTGCCAGTGGCCAGGCCCCGCCTTCGCTCGCCGCCGAGCGTCAGGCCCGGGAATCGGACCGCAAGCGGCGCTTGCGCGAGGATGCTCTGGCCCATCCGCTGGTCAAGGCCGCCGAGGAGATCTTCGGCGCCCAGGTGGAGGAGGTCCGGCCCATCGACAAGGGTTTTGTCTGAAGCGCGGCGGCATCCCGCCGTCGCCGCCAGTTCCGGTGCCTGCCCGTTGCGGCAAGGTGCCAGGTCTGATCCTTAGCGGGCGCCGTGCCGGCGCCATTCCACACTACTCGGGAGGTTGTACCAATGTCCAAAGGTCTCGGCAACATTATGAAGCAGGCCCAGATGATGCAGCAGAAGATGGCCCGGATGCAGGAAGAACTTGGCGCGCGCGAGGTCGAAGCGAGTGCCGGCGGCGGCATGGTGACCGCAGTCGTCAACGGCAAGCAGCAGCTGCTGTCGCTGCACATCGAGAAGAGCGTGGTCGATCCGGACGATGTGGAGATGCTCCAGGACTTGGTGGTCGCCGCCGTCAACGAGGCGATCAAGCAGAGCCAGGAGATGATGCAGCAGGAGATGGGCAAAATCACCGGTGGCATGAATATCCCCGGGCTCTTCTAGGCGGGGGATGGCCGGGGCGATCGGTGTATACAATAAAACCTTGATTCGCTCTTTGAAACTGTGGTATTGCTTTTTTGTGGTCTGACCAATTTTGGCGCTTTTTTTAGGAACAGTATAAGATTCCTGCGACTTATTTGATGCCCTTAAAATAATAGAACGACTTTTTAAAAAATGGATTTTTCCTTGTCATCATGCTAGACTCCATCCCGTCTTTTGCCCGTCTGGTGGCGGAGCTTGCCAAATTCCCGGGGGTCGGCCAGAAGACGGCGAGCCGCCTTGCCTTCTTCCTGCTGCGCCAGCCGCAGACGGAGGCGGAAGCGTTGGCGGCAGCTATCTGTGACCTCAAGGCAAAAATTCGTTTCTGCTCGGTCTGCAACCATATCACCGAGACCGACCCGTGCTCTCTGTGCACTGACCCGGGCCGGGATGAGCGCCTGTTGTGCGTGGTCGAGGAGCCGCAGGATCTGATCGCCATTGAGCGCAGCCGCTCCTTTCGCGGCCGCTATCATGTCCTGCATGGGGCGCTGTCGCCCCTCGATGGTGTCGGGCCGGAGGAGCTGCGCATCGCCGGTCTGCTGGAACGGATCGGTCGGGGTGGGGTCGAGGAGTTGCTGGTTGCCACCAACTTCAGTGTCGAAGGGGAGGCAACGGCGCTCTATCTCGCCCGGCTGGTGCGGCCGCTCGGAGTCCGGGTGACGCGTCTCGCCTATGGCATCCCCATGGGGAGCGATCTTGAATATGTCGACGAAGCGACGGTGCACAGGGCCGTCGAAGGGCGCCGGGATCTATAGCCGCGGTTGGCAGCAGCCGTCGCCCGGATACCGTATTGATAACGGAACCAGCAGCAATGCCACGTTAAAAGGAGGAGTTCATGTCGCGTAAGAAAGTTTGTATTGACGGCAATACCGCAGCGGCGCATGTCGCCCATGCGACCAACGAGGTGATCGCCATCTATCCGATCACCCCGTCCTCGGTCATGGGGGAGATTTCCGACGCCAAGAGTGCTGTCGGCCAGAAGAATATCTGGGGCACGATCCCCAAGGTCGTCGAGATGCAGTCGGAGGGCGGCGCCGCCGGCGCGGTTCACGGCGCACTCCAGGCTGGTGCCCTGACCACCACCTTTACCGCCTCCCAGGGCCTGCTGCTGATGATTCCGAACATGTACAAGATCGCCGGGGAGCTGACCCCGACCGTCTTCCATGTTTCGGCCCGCGCCATCGCCGCCCAGGCGTTGTCGATTTTCGGCGATCATTCCGACGTCATGGCCTGCCGCCAGACCGGCTGGACCATGTTCTGCTCCAACAACGTCCAGGAGGTCATGGACTTCGCCCTGATCGCCCAGGCGAACACCCTCGCGTCGCGGGTGCCGGTGCTCCATTACTTCGATGGCTTCCGGACCTCCCACGAGGTGCAGAAGGTTGAAGAGCTGAGCATGCAGGACATGAAGAGCATGATCGATGACGATCTGGTCTCCGCCCATCGCGCTCGCGCCCTCTCGCCGGACCACCCGGTGCTGCGTGGCACCGCCCAGAATCCCGACGTCTATTTCCACGGCCGCGAGACGGTCAATACCTATTACGACAAGGTGCCCGGCATTCTGCAGGGACAGATGGACAAGTTCGCCAAGCTCACCGGCCGCCAGTACAAGCTGGCCGACTATGTCGGCCATCCCCAGGCCGAGCGGGTCGTGGTGCTGATGGGTTCGGGCTGCGAGGCGATGGAAGAGCTGATCCTCCATCTCGTCGCCCAGGGGGAAAAGGTCGGCATGATCAAGATCCGCCTCTTCCTCCCGTTTCCGACCGAGCAGTTCTGCAAGGCCCTGCCGGCGAGCGTCAAGAAGATCACCGTCCTCGACCGCACCAAGGAGCCGGGTTCCATCGGTGAGCCGCTCTACCAGGCGGTGCGTACCGCCATCGGCGAAGGGATGGTCGACGGCTTCACCAGCTTCCAGGGGTATCCGAGCATCGTCGGCGGCCGCTACGGCCTCGGCTCCTTCGAGTTCAACGCCGGCATGTGCAAGGCGGTGCTCGACAACATGCTCCTCGACAAGCCGATGAACCATTTCATCGTCGGTTTCAACGATGACGTCACCGGCAAGAGCCTCAAGTTCGACGCCAATTACCAGGTCCCCTTCGGCGGCTATGCCGCCATGTTCTACGGTCTCGGCTCCGACGGCACCGTCGGCGCCAACAAGAACTCGATCAAGATCATCGGCGACTGCACCGACAACCAGGTCCAGGCCTACTTCGTCTACGATTCGAAGAAAGCCGGCAGCATGACCACCTCGCACCTGCGCTTTGGCAAGCAGACGATCCGCTGCACCTATCTGCTCGACGAGGGACAGGCCGACTTCGTTGCCTGCCACAACTTCTCCTTCCTCGAGAAGTACGACATGCTGAAGAACGCCAAGCAGGGCGCGACCTTCCTGCTCAACTCCCCCTACAACAAGAATGAGGTCTGGGCGCACCTGCCGAAGATGGTGCAGCAGCAGATCATCGACAAGGGCCTCAAGTTCTACGTCATCGACGGCATTGCCCTCGGCGAGAAGCTCGGCCTCGGCGCCCGCATCAACGTCATCATGCAGACCGCCTTCTTCAAGATCTCCGGCATCATTCCGTTGGAGCAGGCGATCATCGAAATCAAGGACGCCATCGTCAAGTCCTACGGCAAGGCTGGCGAGAAGGTTCTCAACATGAACAAGCAGGCGGTCGATACCGCCCTCGAGAATATCGAGGCCGTGACCGTCCCCGCCAGCGCCGACAGCGCCATCGAAATGCAGGTCGGCAAGTGGTCCAGCTGCAGCGAGGCGGTCCAGCGCACCCTCGGCCCGATCATCGACGGTCTCGGCCACAAGCTCCCCCTGTCGGCGATGCCGGCCGACGGCACCTTCCCGACCGGCACCGCCAGCGTCGAAAAGCGCAATATCGCCGTCAACGTCCCGGTCTGGAAAGAAGACCTCTGCATCCAGTGCGGCATCTGCTCCTTCGTCTGTCCCCATGCC is a window encoding:
- the dnaX gene encoding DNA polymerase III subunit gamma/tau, whose product is MSYLVLARKWRPQTFDDLIGQEHVSQTLGNAIRSGRVHHAFLFTGARGVGKTSAARILAKALNCEEGLSATPCNVCPSCQEIIAGQGIDVFEIDGASNTGVDDVRELRDNIRYLPSRSRFKIFIIDEVHMLSINAFNALLKTLEEPPAHAKFIFATTEPHKIPVTILSRCQRFDFRKIPLPQVASRLREIVAAEQIEISDRALALVARRGEGSMRDALSTLDQVIAFCGEQVADDDVQGLLGMVDRRLLFDAAEGALRRDSRQVLEAVRRVDNQGYSFRQFCQELVELYRALVLVKVVEEPGELLDATGDELHELRELAQLGSLEDHQRALTLLLRTEVELPASGFPRLVLEMALVRLANLTPARDVATLVRKLEELERRLATGGLPAAKPAPVTTAVPSVSPPAREDGAGEGLPGKKAPAPTAPPRGDRSWPGLVEFVKARRRPVIAAILEQASLLTLELPLVQIGLPKGSFSLTQLEDRDYFDALTELAAEYFGSEVRLKVATVDAASGQAPPSLAAERQARESDRKRRLREDALAHPLVKAAEEIFGAQVEEVRPIDKGFV
- a CDS encoding YbaB/EbfC family nucleoid-associated protein, whose translation is MSKGLGNIMKQAQMMQQKMARMQEELGAREVEASAGGGMVTAVVNGKQQLLSLHIEKSVVDPDDVEMLQDLVVAAVNEAIKQSQEMMQQEMGKITGGMNIPGLF
- the recR gene encoding recombination mediator RecR, with translation MLDSIPSFARLVAELAKFPGVGQKTASRLAFFLLRQPQTEAEALAAAICDLKAKIRFCSVCNHITETDPCSLCTDPGRDERLLCVVEEPQDLIAIERSRSFRGRYHVLHGALSPLDGVGPEELRIAGLLERIGRGGVEELLVATNFSVEGEATALYLARLVRPLGVRVTRLAYGIPMGSDLEYVDEATVHRAVEGRRDL
- the nifJ gene encoding pyruvate:ferredoxin (flavodoxin) oxidoreductase; translation: MSRKKVCIDGNTAAAHVAHATNEVIAIYPITPSSVMGEISDAKSAVGQKNIWGTIPKVVEMQSEGGAAGAVHGALQAGALTTTFTASQGLLLMIPNMYKIAGELTPTVFHVSARAIAAQALSIFGDHSDVMACRQTGWTMFCSNNVQEVMDFALIAQANTLASRVPVLHYFDGFRTSHEVQKVEELSMQDMKSMIDDDLVSAHRARALSPDHPVLRGTAQNPDVYFHGRETVNTYYDKVPGILQGQMDKFAKLTGRQYKLADYVGHPQAERVVVLMGSGCEAMEELILHLVAQGEKVGMIKIRLFLPFPTEQFCKALPASVKKITVLDRTKEPGSIGEPLYQAVRTAIGEGMVDGFTSFQGYPSIVGGRYGLGSFEFNAGMCKAVLDNMLLDKPMNHFIVGFNDDVTGKSLKFDANYQVPFGGYAAMFYGLGSDGTVGANKNSIKIIGDCTDNQVQAYFVYDSKKAGSMTTSHLRFGKQTIRCTYLLDEGQADFVACHNFSFLEKYDMLKNAKQGATFLLNSPYNKNEVWAHLPKMVQQQIIDKGLKFYVIDGIALGEKLGLGARINVIMQTAFFKISGIIPLEQAIIEIKDAIVKSYGKAGEKVLNMNKQAVDTALENIEAVTVPASADSAIEMQVGKWSSCSEAVQRTLGPIIDGLGHKLPLSAMPADGTFPTGTASVEKRNIAVNVPVWKEDLCIQCGICSFVCPHATIRMKIYDEAAVKGAPETFKSCAAKGKDMDGKLFTLQVAVEDCTGCGACVYNCPAKSKTDENVKAINMTPQAPLREKERANFDFFLGLPDTDPALFNRATVKGSQLLPPMFEFSGACAGCGETPFVKLCSQLFGDRMVVANATGCSSIYGGNLPTTPWAKRKDGLGPAWSNSLFEDNAEFGFGMRLAIDKTSAYARELLERNKECGCKACEGTLELKQALLDADQSTQEGIEVQRGRVAQLKKILAACTHETAKPLLVNIDYLVVKSVWIHGGDGWAYDIGYGGLDHVLASGANVNVLVLDTEVYSNTGGQASKSTPLGAVAQFAAGGKAMPKKDLSMIAMTYGNIYVARVSLANPAQVVKAMTEADAYPGPSLIIAYSHCIAHGIDMTKAVDNCKEAVACGHWPLFRYDPRLAAEGKNPLQMDSKDPSISFADFAKNQNRFRVLKKANPEQADALMAASAKDVATRYDLYKKLAELQADCGKK